From a single Oreochromis niloticus isolate F11D_XX linkage group LG3, O_niloticus_UMD_NMBU, whole genome shotgun sequence genomic region:
- the LOC109201343 gene encoding matrix remodeling-associated protein 8 isoform X2, giving the protein MSAVTASLCSTLLLFSLCMFTSADHTIITAVPGEDVTLPCQTQNNIIRHVQWCRADLEDEELVLLYHHGRLVPDYQHPSFENRVDLKDRQITDGDVSLILKDVTTADSGTYRCRVIQRGRQHMKLISIIYLRVGPPKGRGIDPVFFNTVDSAAEVPDSQQDTLTGTDHKIITAVSGQDVTLTCRAQAHIVIVVEWSRTDLEDEELVLLYQHGRLVPDYQHPSFEDRVDLKDRQIADGDVSLILKNVRQDDAGTYECRVIKRAGKPLKLISIINLRVGSPKGRGLFNTVDGAAEIPDSKQDTLPGPVNNTSPPATDPCLCVALCT; this is encoded by the exons ATGTCTGCTGTGACTGCATCACTCTGCTCAACTTTGCTGTTATTCAGTCTCTGCATGTTTACCTCTGCAG ACCACACAATCATCACTGCTGTGCCTGGAGAGGACGTCACTCTGCCatgtcaaactcaaaataacatCATCAGACATGTACAGTGGTGCAGAGCTGACCTGGAAGATGAAGAACTTGTCCTTTTATATCACCATGGACGACTTGTTCCAGAttaccagcatccatcttttgagaaccgggtggatctgaaGGACAGACAGATCActgatggagacgtgtctttgattctgaaggatgtgaccaCTGCTGATAGTGGAACATATAGGTGTCGTGTCATCCAGAGAGGCAGACAACATATGAAGCTCATCAGCATCATCTACCTCAGAGTTGGTCCTCCAA AAGGCCGTGGTATAGATCCTGTTTTCTTCAACACAGTGGACTCTGCAGCAGAGGTACCTGACTCACAACAGGACACTCTTACAGGCACAG atCACAAAATCATCACCGCTGtgtctggacaggacgtcactctgacatgtcgagctcaaGCCCACATCGTCATAGTTGTAGAGTGGAGCAGAACTGACCTGGAAGATGAAGAACTTGTCCTTTTATATCAGCATGGACGACTTGTTCCAGAttaccagcatccatcttttgaGGACCGGGTGGATCTGAAGGACAGACAGATAGctgatggagacgtgtctttgattctgaagaatgtgagaCAAGATGAtgctggaacatacgagtgtcgtgtcATCAAGAGAGCTGGAAAACCTTTGAAGCTCATCAGCATCATCAACCTGAGAGTTGGTTCTCCAA AAGGCCGTGGTTTATTCAACACAGTGGATGGTGCAGCAGAGATACCTGACTCAAAACAGGACACTCTTCCAGGGCCAGTGAATAACACCTCTCCTCCAGCTACAG ATccttgtctctgtgttgctctgtgtACCTAG
- the LOC109201362 gene encoding zinc finger protein 271-like — MFDSTNRGSFRRKGEKTYSCELCGKSFTEARHLKKHQLIHSGVKPYSCELCGKSFTEARHLKKHQLIHSGVKPYSCDLCGKSFTEAGSLKKHQLIHSGVKPYSCDLCGKSFTQAGNLKKHQLIHSGVKPYSCELCGKSFTQAGDLKRHQFFHSGVKAYSCVLCGKSFTEARHLKKHQLIHSGVKPYSCDLCGKSFTQAGSLKKHQLIHSGVKPYSCELCGKSFTQAGHLKRHQLFHSGVKAYSCELCGKSFTEAGDLKTHQLIHSGVKPYSCDLCGKSFTQAGSLKKHQLIHSGVKPYSCDLCGKSFTQAGSLKKHQLIHSGVKPYSCELCGKSFTQAGNLKTHQLIHSGFKPYSCELCGKSFTQAGDLKRHQLFHSGVKAYSCDLCGKSFTQAGHLKRHQLFHSGFKPYSCELCGKSFTQAGDLKRHQLFHSGVKAHSCDLCGKSFTLAKTLKRHQLIHNGVKPFSCELCGKSFTQAGDLKRHQLFHSGFKAYNCHLCGKSFTQAGHLKRHQLFHSAFKPYSCDLCEKSFTQAGDLKRHQLFHSGVKPYSCDLCGKSFTLAKTLKTHQLIHINRETTSFDGWVPIMINLPGGEDPTLSVSTPVLVSTLPMDKPLIGFNVLEQIIEGQLEQLIPTLVTLLCNAICLPPEKVLFEADEGNQALEQFDVLTGLVEIQNPKPYIIIALSNDTKHDITLTRKTALGIAGLAIGFSNISKWLRPADATRWQVDDGKAEGEETRGGELNFSPALALGTLQPVERIVEVEASNECPPAITVREIMVESAGPLPMSWYPPVNLDHLEEEQKEIVQRMLFDECRVFAWDGNDIGCNADLKMVINLKDDIPVQRAYTSIPKLLLREVKEYVQDILMKG; from the exons atgtttgaCTCCACTAATAGAGGGAGTTTCAG aagaaagggagagaaaacctACAGCTGTGaattgtgtggaaagtcttttaccgaggctagacacttaaaaaaacaccaactcatccacagtggagttaaaccttacagctgtgaattgtgtggaaagtcttttaccgaggctagacacttaaaaaaacaccaactcatccacagtggagttaaaccttacagctgtgacttgtgtggaaagtcttttaccgaggctggaagcttaaaaaaacaccaactcatccacagtggagttaaaccttacagctgtgacttgtgtggaaagtcttttacccaggctggaaacttaaaaaaacaccaactcatccacagtggagttaaaccttacagctgtgagttgtgtggaaagtcttttacccaggctggagacttaaaaagacaccaattcttccacagtggagttaaagcatacagctgtgtcttgtgtggaaagtcttttaccgaggctagacacttaaaaaaacaccaactcatccacagtggagttaaaccttacagctgtgacttgtgtggaaagtcttttacccaggctggaagcttaaaaaaacaccaactcatccacagtggagttaaaccttacagctgtgagttgtgtggaaagtcttttacccaggctggacacttaaaaagacatcaactcttccacagtggagttaaagcgtacagctgtgagttgtgtggaaagtcttttaccgaggctggagacttaaaaacacaccaactcatccacagcggagttaaaccttacagctgtgacttgtgtggaaagtcttttacccaggctggaagcttaaaaaaacaccaactcatccacagtggagttaaaccttacagctgtgacttgtgtggaaagtcttttacccaggctggaagcttaaaaaaacaccaactcatccacagtggagttaaaccttacagctgtgagttgtgtggaaagtcttttacccag gctggaaacttaaaaacacaccaactcatccacagcggatttaaaccttacagctgtgagttgtgtggaaagtcttttacccaggctggagacttaaaaagacaccaactcttccacagtggagttaaagcgtacagctgtgacttgtgtggaaagtcttttacccaggctgggcacttaaaaagacaccaactcttccacagcggatttaaaccttacagctgtgagttgtgtggaaagtcttttacccaggctggagacttaaaaagacaccaactcttccatagtggagttaaagcgcacagctgtgacttgtgtggaaagtcttttaccctggctaaaaccttaaaaagacaccaactcatccacaatGGAGTTAAACCTttcagctgtgagttgtgtggaaagtcttttacccaggctggagacttaaaaagacaccaactcttccacagtggatttaaagcgTACAACTGtcacttgtgtggaaagtcttttacccaggctggacacttaaaaagacaccaactcttccacagcgcatttaaaccttacagctgtgacttgtgtgaaaaatcttttacccaggctggagacttaaaaagacaccaactcttccacagtggagttaaaccttacagctgtgacttgtgtggaaagtcttttaccctggctAAAACCTTAAagacacaccaactcatccaca TCAACAGGGAAACCACATCATTTGATGGCTGGGTACCCATCATGATCAACTTACCGGGTGGTGAAGACCCCACCCTCTCTGTCAGTACTCCGGTCCTCGTCAGTACCTTGCCTATGGACAAACCATTGATCGGTTTCAATGTCTTGGAACAGATCATTGAGGGGCAACTAGAGCAGTTGATACCTACTCTTGTTACCTTGCTGTGTAATGCCATCTGTCTTCCCCCTGAGAAAG TGCTGTTTGAGGCTGATGAGGGTAACCAGGCCCTAGAGCAGTTCGATGTCTTGACGGGGTTAGTTGAAATACAGAATCCTAAGCCGTACATCATCATTGCTCTGAGTAATGACACCAAACATGATATCACCTTGACAAGGAAGACGGCCCTgggcatagctggactggccatcgg attcagtaacattagcaagtggttgAGGCCAGCAGATGCAACACGCTGGCAGGTGGATGATGGAAAGGCAGAAGGAGAAGAGACCCGAGgtggtgaactgaacttcag tccagccctggccCTGGGCACCTTACAGCCGGTTGAACGTATTGTGGAGGTCGAGGCCTCAAACGAGTGCCCACCTGCAATAACAGTTCGTGAGATAATGGTGGAGTCAGCTGGACCTCTCCCAATGTCGTGGTATCCGCCAGTGAATCTTGATCATTTAGAGGAGGAACAAAAAGAGATTGTCCAGAGAATGTTGTTTGATGAGTGCAGGGTCTTTGCGTGGGATGGGAATGATATTGGTTGTAATGCTGATCTGAAAATGGTGATAAACCTAAAGGATGACATACCAGTGCAGAGAGCATATACTTCCATACCTAAGCTGCTGCTACGGGAGGTTAAAGAATACGTGCAAGACATCCTGATGAAAGGATGA